A genomic stretch from Oikeobacillus pervagus includes:
- a CDS encoding DUF5391 family protein — protein MIFRICSHTFFEIVAICIVSFIVNIIWFFQAFRTSTKPATFMTK, from the coding sequence TTGATTTTTAGAATATGTTCCCATACTTTTTTTGAAATAGTCGCCATATGTATCGTTTCATTCATCGTGAACATTATCTGGTTTTTTCAGGCATTTCGAACTTCTACTAAGCCGGCAACTTTTATGACAAAATAA